ACATGATCTCGAAATTTCCTAAATGGGCTAAAAATGCCTTGTTGGCTGGCGTTGTTTTATTAGTCAGAATATAGAAAATCATCAAACTATGACATAGTTTCAGCTATAAAAGTGAATTTGAAAACTTTTACCcttaatatatttgtatatagtcttataaaataaaatattaaagaaaacatcCTATGTAAAATCAGATATATGATGGCCGTAAGAAAAATCAAACGCTTTTAAATTCTGTTAGACAGTAAAGTAAAGTCTACAGAGTTTTCTTGCCTGTTTACATGTTAATTTCAAACATGGACATTGTCGTGATGCAGTTTGGTACTATCCAACGATTTCAGAAGACCtgcaattaaatgtaaatattataaagaGCTTCAGAATATATTACAACTTTCATATAATAAGATCTTTAAGAGATCTTTCCGAAGCATAGATTGctaccaaacaaaataatagctaAGTAACTTTGAGTCTGATAATGAGAGGTAAAGAAATTAGCAACACCCTCACGCCTTCTGACATTACCTTAAGCAATCTTTTATATGTATAAACATTGATTTGAGTCAATGATTTCAAAGGACTAGAACGTCTAACAACACTGAGTTAATACTGTTCTCGCAAACTTAAAACTATttcccgcagaattaacccgctatacggtaactTGGTTTAATTGAATCTGATAATGAGAGGTAAAGAAATTAGCAACATCCTCACGCCTTCTGACATTACCTTAAGCGGACTTTTATATGCATAAACATTGATTTGAGTCAATGATTCCAAAGGACTAGAACGTCTAACAACACTGAGTAAATTATGCTTTCGTAAACTTAAATCGATGCATTTAAGTGTTTCCAGTGAAAAAATATATGGAGTCCTACATACTCATCTGATGTCtcacaaatataaaaattcaTGTGAGCACATGAGGCATCATTCCACATGCCGTTTTTATTGTAGATAACCACACAGTTCTCTATGTCATGATTGCCGTTTGTAGCCGTTGGTTCCCCTGGTGACCAGTTTGTAACGCTCAGTTTTGTCATGCTTGTCATCCATACCCAGGTCCCCTCTTCGTTCACATCACTCAGTCCGATCCAATACGTCTCTgtagaaagaaatatacaatctGTCCTGGATAAATATCATAGATATTACTAGTCCAACTTATGACGTAATTaccactttcatttcatttcagaacGTCAGGGGAGTAACTAGAATCAAAGACTGGGACTAAGATATTACATACTTTTCTTTTACCAAaccaaaagtatgaaaaaaaaacattgaataaaatcttcTAAATGAAATTactgaaaacactttttaaacacagtgatttgtttgttttgttacgtttaagtaaaactgaaacaatttgTTCGTATGGCTACTCTCCAGCTTGACAGATGAGGGTAATCTAAGGTGCCCCTCTGCAACTATTTTAGTGATGAACAGGTACATGTGTTGAACAAAGGCTTTCCACAAACCAGCTGGACAGCAGAACTCTACTTCCCCTAAGTATTTCAAATCTACAGCAGTTCGAATGAAACGACCGTAAATACACGGTCTCAAGCAAACCTTATTCGGCTTACTCAAAAAAATCATGTGTCAGTTAACAATGGTCGTATTAGTCCATCATTTTACTTGACTTATTTCATAAGACACGGTGAAATGAAGAGAATTGGAATAGCCGCAAAACGTACCAAATAATAATTACATGGGTACGACTTAATGATAATTGTACAAAGGTACATAGATAAATCTATAACATAAATACACGTTCCAGTTATTCTTTAAGCTAGCATTAATTGTTCGCATAAGTAAAAGTCTTTAtccatatttcaaacatattctcTATTTCGTGACTGACATGCAGTAATCTACAGCGGtcattaaaaagatttttttaaaaagaacttaCTATTTATCTAATATTATTAATGTATCTTTTAGGAAATGGAATTAAGTCTTGATATATCTACTGTTTCATtagtaattaaacttcaaaagGTTAATTCCATAGATCCACCGCTGCTTCGTATATCAAAATTTCCTAATCGATACtatgttttaaattgttaatttGACATTTCCCCGTCAAATATAATGTGTCATAATCACAAACCACGAGCCGCTGATTTTCgaacatttgtaataaaaatgatgtAATCGGACTTTTGTATTACAGTTTATACTGACAATAGTTTCAACTAAGCTGTAAACAAGGGGAAAATAACACACCATTTGACACCTCTCATGACAACATTGAAAAAGTGATAAAAAGGTAGAAAGTTGACGCTGAGGATGTGTCATTCATTTTCTCAAATACCGATAAATGCATGCATTTTTGATCAAATTAATGAAGTAACTTACTTCCTGATATATTAACTTGGCTACTGATAAAGTTGCTCTCTGTTGCATCCTCTAGTTCCAGTAACTGGCCACCGAGAATCTTACACATCGTCTGAAACGAAACTATCAAATTTGACTGAATGATCCACTCGTAATGTAAGAGaagtaaattttcaaattatctaaaatatcattttttagtTTAGAAAAAAGGTAATACGCCGTTTCTTATCGCCTCCCTCCATCTTTAGATTTAATTGTTaggtacagatcagctcacgcggaaaacccattttccgtttttcctcgaaggaaaaatcttgcatagcgaggaattcctccgagtactgcctaattctgactcggagtaccgactgttatagttttattactttagcggaatttcatcgagtcactccgagaaattacttgacggaactccgagtcgaaattatacaggtaacactataatgatttccggtattttatggccactccgcgcgactccgagtctgtaataaacaataaatcggtcatttcgagtgccgcgagatgatttgacgaaacttcgaggcagtatttccttagttggacggattgtttttatataactagcttgttcttttaattgaatgtatgaaaattgtgaattttgatattgaaattatagtttctgaccatgcgaattagattaagaagtatatttatgtataataaactaaattattaatcatacgaaatttaacaaactttcaaatcaccgccgttaaaggcaagtgatttgttaaattttgatatttaaataatttctgactttacgaattaaatttaggaaaagtcgtgtaataatttaggcactaaattaagaataatttataaatagataaactttaagataacacccgctaaaagtaaattgtttggtatgatattgaaaaacatgcgaattagatttagaagtaaatttatgtataacggactaaattattaatcatatataattaaagaaatttcCAAATGAGCCCCGTTAAAGAaaactgctttgttaaattttgatatagaaataatttctgactttacgaatttaatttagaaataaagtcatgaaaatgcactaaattatgaataatttacaactagataaactttgaaaatacgcccgctagaaaagtaaattgttaaatattaagaattatataaaactaaacacaattccaaataactgccgttaaaaaatagtgatttggtaaataatatattgaaatagtttctgacagtgcaaattagatttagaaataaattgatgtaaaattgaCTAACGTAGAAGCTATATAAGACTAGATAAACGTCAAGATAATGGCCGTGAAAGAAAAGTGACCTttcttaattaatgaaaattataggagaaatgattaattttcattatgaaaatggtctttctttaatttattcatttggaaggaattataaataggataaaaaataCTACTAccgtatccactcaaaaagtgacaaaatatcataagtaaacagacaaaaaatggtttattttaaaggaagataaaaatactacagtattatttttatttacaaatactgtgttatttcgcTTATCACTATGTTaaatataatcaccctgctccgagtaatctgaaatctgtcctcgaagttactcgaaggcccatttaaatttgtataggtaatttaTTATTCGTCTCGGAATCActtgaaggaattccgtcaagtgactcggaaacaaaagaaaccaatataggtgtgtattccgttaattggatttcatctcgagtcacttcgaggatttccttcgagtgact
This window of the Mercenaria mercenaria strain notata chromosome 5, MADL_Memer_1, whole genome shotgun sequence genome carries:
- the LOC123559130 gene encoding CD209 antigen-like, with the translated sequence MESMRIILICGFFFPLAVPSCPNGWVTHNGNCYHFSHDVEDWTGAYTMCKILGGQLLELEDATESNFISSQVNISGKTYWIGLSDVNEEGTWVWMTSMTKLSVTNWSPGEPTATNGNHDIENCVVIYNKNGMWNDASCAHMNFYICETSDESSEIVG